In the genome of Pongo pygmaeus isolate AG05252 chromosome 9, NHGRI_mPonPyg2-v2.0_pri, whole genome shotgun sequence, one region contains:
- the ALDH3B2 gene encoding aldehyde dehydrogenase family 3 member B2 isoform X3, with protein sequence MKDEPGSTNLFTKLDSVFIRKEPFGLVLIIVPWNYPVNLTLVPLVGALAAGNCVVLKPSEISQGTEKVLAEVLPQYLDQSCFAVVLGGPQETGQLLEHKFDYIFFTGSPRVGKIVMTAAAKHLTPVTLELGGKNPCYVDDNCDPQTVANRVAWFRYFNAGQTCVAPDYILCSPEMQERLLLALQSTITRFYGDDPQSSPNLGRIINQKQFQRLRALLGCGRVAIGGQSDESDRYIAPTVLVDVQETEPVMQEEIFGPILPIVNVRSMDEAIEFINRREKPLALYAFSNSSQVVNQMLERTSSGSFGGNEGFSFVTLLSVPLGGVGHSGMGRYHGKFTFDTFSHHRTCLLAPSGLEKLKEIRYPPYTDWNQQLLHWGMGSQSCTLLKNQAIQR encoded by the exons ATGAAGGACGAACCGGGGTCCACAAACCTG TTCACGAAGCTGGACTCGGTCTTCATCCGGAAGGAACCCTTTGGCCTGGTCCTCATCATTGTACCCTGGAACTACCCCGTGAACCTGACCCTGGTGCCCCTGGTGGGCGCCCTCGCTGCAG GGAATTGCGTGGTGCTGAAGCCGTCAGAAATCAGCCAGGGCACAGAGAAGGTCCTGGCTGAGGTGCTGCCCCAGTACCTGGACCAG AGCTGCTTTGCCGTGGTGCTGGGCGGACCCCAGGAGACAGGGCAGCTGCTAGAGCACAAGTTTGACTACATCTTCTTCACAG GGAGCCCTCGTGTGGGCAAGATTGTCATGACTGCTGCCGCCAAGCACCTGACACCTGTCACCCTGGAGCTGGGGGGCAAGAACCCTTGCTACGTGGACGACAACTGCGACCCCCAGACCGTGGCCAACCGTGTGGCCTGGTTCCGCTACTTCAACGCCGGCCAGACCTGCGTGGCCCCCGATTACATCCTGTGCAGCCCCGAGATGCAGGAGAGGCTGCTGCTCGCCCTGCAGAGCACCATCACCCGTTTCTATGGCGATGACCCCCAGAGCTCCCCAAACCTGGGCCGCATCATCAACCAGAAACAGTTCCAGCGGCTGCGGGCATTGCTGGGCTGCGGCCGCGTGGCCATTGGGGGCCAGAGCGACGAGAGCGATCGCTACATCG CCCCCACGGTGCTGGTGGACGTGCAGGAGACGGAGCCTGTGATGCAGGAGGAGATCTTCGGGCCCATCCTGCCCATCGTGAACGTGCGGAGCATGGACGAGGCCATCGAGTTCATCAACCGGCGGGAGAAGCCCCTGGCCCTGTACGCCTTCTCCAACAGCAGCCAG GTTGTGAACCAGATGCTGGAGCGGACCAGCAGCGGCAGCTTTGGAGGCAACGAGGGCTTCAGCTTCGTGACTCTGCTGTCTGTGCCGCTCGGGGGAGTCG GCCACAGTGGGATGGGCCGGTACCACGGCAAGTTCACCTTCGACACCTTCTCCCACCACCGCACCTGCCTGCTCGCCCCCTCCGGCCTAGAGAAGTTAAAGGAGATCCGCTACCCGCCCTATACCGACTGGAACCAGCAGCTGTTACACTGGGGCATGGGCTCCCAGAGCTGCACCCTCCT gaaaaaccaggccatacagagatag